A segment of the Prochlorococcus sp. RS04 genome:
CTGTCTATGTCATAATACCTATCAACTTCGAACCAAAATTGTTGGCCTGAAGTTTCTGCTATTGCATACAATTCATTACTTTTAGAAGAATTGTTTGAGGATTTTTTAGAGTTTGTCATATCTTAAAGACGCTACTAGGCTCAAATTAATAATTTGATTAAGCCCAACAAGCAATCATAATTGTTTGTTTATTTTCTTATTTTGTAGTGTAATAAGTCAAGGGTTTTTTAAATCTTTTATATCAAATCAGGAACTATAACGATGGCTGCAAGGAAAACATATATTTTAAAACTCTATGTTGCTGGAAATACTCCTAATTCGATGAGAGCTTTAAATACCTTAAGAGAAATTTTAGAAAATGAATTCAAAGGAGTTTATGCTTTGAAGGTTATCGATGTACTTAAGCAACCACAACTTGCAGAAGAAGATAAAATTCTAGCTACTCCAACGTTAGCTAAAATTTTACCGCCACC
Coding sequences within it:
- the kaiB gene encoding circadian clock protein KaiB, giving the protein MAARKTYILKLYVAGNTPNSMRALNTLREILENEFKGVYALKVIDVLKQPQLAEEDKILATPTLAKILPPPVRKIIGDLSDREKVLIGLDLLFDELTETEYSGDK